The sequence TTTGACTTGACTTATTCATATTTTTGAAGATAGTTAGCAAACGAGTCATCTCGTGAGTAGGCTCAAAGACTAATAATTGAAACTTATCGGCTTCAAACTTAAGGACCCTTTTGGAAAACAGGATTTTTTTTTGTTTCATGTGTTTTTCCTATAAAATGAACTAGTTTATGTAAAATTCATGTATGATCCCTCTAAAATTCCTGCATTTCAAAGGAACCCTAAGCTAGCTTTGTATTACACGATGTCCTGCAGTTTACAGTCTAACAATAGTTAGATTTAGATCTTTAAAACTTAGATTATTATGTCCCTACAAATTTGTTTTTAATAAATATATAGATAATCAGTAATGGACTATGAATATATACGTGTAGTATGAAATATGGACTATAGATATATACTGTTTTATTATCGTACGTACATATACATATGCACGCTATTCATCACCTAGGGGTGAAGATTCACCCAGCGATAATTACTAAGAGATCTTCAATTATTACACGCTAGTTGAAGCTTCATCTAGAGTGACAAATAGTGCTGCCATATACATAAACACAAATGTATACACATATGCTATATAACACCTAGTGTGAAGCTTCACCCAAACTCAATTGGCCCAACCGAGGAGCCAGCCATGCGCCATGATTTTTCGGATCCACACACCATTTTTATCGGTTCCATTGGTGATCCCAGAAAAAAATTAAACATAATACTCGGACCCACATAACCTATTTCGCACATTGGTTTGACCTAACGTGACCATAGCTGCGTGCAGCTGTGGGGCTGGTACACACCCTGTGGTGTCAACACAACCTATTCGGACCGGCGGGTGCAGGGCTGCATCTGCATGCGGTCATTCCTGTGAGATCCAGCTTTACAGCTCTGCGCGGGTCCCATTGTCCCATATCTTGACAGGTGTCTTGACTAGTTCAACAACTCTTCTTCCAACGGCCTGTGGCGGCGACAGTTGTCCAAACCAAATACATTGAGGATAGCACGAGAAAGGGGCGCCAAGCAAACCGGGTCGGCCAGCAGACACCGCCATGAGGACTCTACTACCTGTGGCCGCCGGTCGCGGGACCGTCGCCTGCGCGGCCACGCCCGTCCCCCGGAGGTCGCTGCTCCTCTCCACCGCTGCCGCAGGTGAGCACCACTCGTCCCTCGACTGTGGCAGTAGCAGTAGCACCGCAGCTATAGCTGATGACCTGCTGTGTGTTTTTTTTTAATTCATTGCAAGCAGGTGCGGCGCTGCAGCCGGAGCAGGTGGCTGGGACGAGGCCGTTGAGGCTGACCAGGAGCGTGGCGAGCGCCGTGGCAAAGCCCAGGACCTCGGCCGACGAGGCCATCTCGTGGGCGAAGAAGGACAACCGCCGGCTCCTCCACGTCGTCTACCGGGTCGGCGACCTCGACAAGACGATCAAGTACTCGCCTCTGAATTCTGAACTGGAACAGCTCGTCGGCCCGGCCCTGCTGGTCTGATGACCCAATAACGCAGTGCAGGTTCTACACCGAGTGCCTGGGGATGAAGCTGCTCAGGAAGAGAGACATACCAGAGGAGAAGTACAGCAACGCGTTCCTCGGGTACGGGCCCGAGGAATCGCATTTCGTCGTCGAGCTCACTTACAGTCAGTGCGCTCAGTCACTCGGCAtccctcacccccccccccccccccctctgaccCCTGTACTGTGCAGTCTGCGGTTTCCAGGTTCCTGATCTTGCTGAATCCATTCACAGATTACGGGGTTGACAAATATGACATAGGCGAAGGGTTCGGCCATTTCGGCATCGCAGTCGAGGACGTAAGATGGCGAACCTAAGACTGCTCCATCGATGAGTTAGAATAGAGAACGTACCATGCTTGGGATCATCTGGATGATTCGTGAAACAGGTGGCCAAGACGGTAGAGCTCATAAGAGCAAAGGCTGGAAAGGTCATCAGGGAAGCCGGTCCTGTCAAGGGCGGCGAGACCGTCATCGCCTTCGTGGAGGACCCCGACGGCTACAAGTTTGAGATCATCGAGAGGCCTGGAACTCCGGAACCCTTGTGCCAGGTGATGCTCCGCGTCGGCGACCTTGACCGTGCCATAAGCTTCTATGAGAAGGTAAGTAGGTGTAGGCTTTGTTGTCATATATAAGCTCCATATCCTTTGTtgtccaaaaaaaaaaaaaatcatcGCTACATATATATACACACTACTCTTGATCTCTCCCAAATAATAAAGCGCAGGCCTGCGGCATGGAACTGCTCCGGAAGCGAGATAGCCCTGAGTACAAGGTGATGATGCGGGGTTGCAAAAGGCATCAATAATCTGTTAGCTAGTTATTAAGTAATTGCTGCCAGATAACTTGTGTCACGCCATGGATTCCCCCGGATTGCTTCTGCAGTACACAGTGGCAATGATGGGTTACGGCCCTGAAGACAAGGACGCGGTGCTGGAGCTGACCTACAACTATGGTGTCACCGAGTATGCCAAGGGGAATGCATATGCCCAGGTGTGCAATTTGGTTTTCCTCCTCCTTCTTCGCGCGCGCTATGGCCGCCCCAGCAGTCGAGGCTTGACTCTAGACACGCATGATGCGGAGAGATCAAGCAGATCGCCATTGGCACCGACGATGTCTACAGGACCGCGGAGGCGGCGAAGCTGTCCGGAGGCCAGGTGGTGCGGGAGCCGGGGCCCTTGCCAGGGATCAACACCAAGATCACAGCCATCCTGGACCCTGATGGCTGGAAATTGGTACTGTACTACTACTATCCAATGCGCCCATCTTTTGGTCTGTATTGAAGAACGATTCTCTTTTATTAGAGGGAAAAGCTTCTTACAATGTCCATATATCATAGTGCAGGTCTTCGTCGACAACATGGACTTCGCCAAGGAACTGGAGTAGCCACGCCAACGACCTCGGACGCCCTGCAACAGGATTAACTCGCACTGCTGTTGGTCCGTAATTAAAATGAAAGCTATCCTAGTGAAATCCCAAATTTTCATCATGCATAGAATACAGGACCACCATTATATTTGCGAAAGACCCTGAATCAACGATCCCAGACAGATGACTTATGGGCCAATTCCCTGTATACCACTGGAAAATATACTCATCCCTTGTATGCcactggccccacatgtcatagacaCTAAAAATTATACCTATATGCCACTCAGTGGCATACAAGGGATGAGTATAAAATCTGATGGCATACCAGGAATTTTCTCATGACTTATAATGTGTCCACTCGTGTTAAAAACAAAAAAAGACATCTGACATTCTTAAGAAAGTTTTCATATTACCCACGGATGGAAAAAAATAAAAATCGACCAGAACAGCTAAactgatgtgacattcgatcctgtgccatgattcatcatatgtgtgagacttggtcccagcacacctggtgattatgttcgcgcccgggtcttggtgcccctaaaatccgggtgtgacaaaagtggtatcaaaggaatgttgactgtaggacgaaacctagatagaactggacaaccaatacttacttacctttgctactctgattcttttctaaaattttcttaatcttttctcatctatttctgctttactctgatcattcttaccttatctttctaaagacaaatgtggatttcacactttgaaatcatgtgcctaaaagtgacctttagaaataggagacttaatcttaggaacaaaaaacaaaactatttttataaatatctatgaacttgaatgtttgttcttatgatacttgtctgatttggatctttgattgagtgtaatgagttgtggagtaatgtccacaattacatctacatatacatataggcatagatataaataaataaaattcataagataactaaacaatctagattatcctccattaaagtgtatctattttaaatagatcccACTTAACTCAAAggatcctaacttatcctaattaaaatGTATCTGTCTTAATAGATccaccttatcttaaaagactctctcttatcttaatagatacacactatcttgaaaagattttatccttatcttaatagatctatgtaacctaaactagtctaatctagtcatgtaTGACCTAATCTAGATTTTATCTAAGCTAATATGATCAATCTAGAGTGAGTTAATGCTAGTAtaaaagataaggccatactcaTAATTCACTTACGCCAAAAATGGTGACTTAGATCACTCGGCCATACCCGACAACTTGACCTACACAATTGATTACATAAACTAATCCCAACTATCATATAGCCACCTACTAAACCCTCTACCTAACTATTACCTACTGATCTATCTTAACTTATTGGTGACACCAAAGCTCAAGAGGGAAAAgctcaacctcgtcaaggaaggagaggaGTTAAACTGGATGTTTAGATGCATTGCCATCCAACACGGAGTTCTTCTCACCATAAACTGTCTTACCCCAGGCTATTCTTCccctaacctatccatctcttataTTCTACATAATAAGTAGTTGGATACCTATGCCCTCCTGATCACCCACTATTGAGTATACAAAACAAATGAGACTATGGACTTTTGAaacaattatagactaaaagttGAATTACAAACTAATTGtatccttttcttacaaatctcgaggacgagattatttttaagggggtaggatttgtaatactcaaaatttcaTAAAAGGAATATATAGAGGATTTCCTCATTTTATGtgtcatatttgcatcataaaaagagcacacatataattgagagtgattaattaaaacaaatgataccaaaataaaagaaaatgcatcatgtggagtttttatgtttgtgcattaaataaaataataataataataaggataataagataataaatactagaagttaaatcaaaccctaaattaaaattagggtttttgaaaatgagGAGGAGTTATATTTCCAAAGTTGGTATTCTTAATTTCACAATATCATGGAGAATAAATTTAGAATAAATTTGAATTTagaatttgtcggggaccataattaggggtacccttaaggctcctaattctcagctggtaacccccatcagcataaagctgcaaaggcctgatgggtgcgattaagtcagggatcggtccatacgagggactcgatcacgcctcgcccgagcctagcctcggacaagggcagccgaccccggagaatctccgtctcgcccgaggcccccctccagcggcgaatgtgttcccggctcgcctgaggccctgtcttcgctaagaagcaaccctgaccaaatcgccgcacagaccgaccgagtcgcaggagcatttaatgcaaaggtggcctgacacctttatcctgacgcgcgcccccctagagccgaagtgaccgccgtcacttcgccgctccactgaccggcctgacagaaagacagagccgcctgcgccgctccgactgcggtaccactcgacagagtgaggctgacaggcagtcaggcccagtcgaaggcaccataggaagctccgcttcgcccgacccagggctcagactcgggctaagtcccggaagacggcgaactccgcttcgcccaacccagggctcgggctcgggctaagtcccagaagacggcgaactccgcccgacacagggctcggactcgggctaagtcccggaagacggcgaactccgcccgacccagggctcggactcgggctaagccccagaagacgacgaactccgctccgcccgacccagggctcggactcgggctaagccccagaagacgacgaactccgcttcgcccgaccccagggctcggactccgccccggcatcagccggcgatctccgcctcgcccaaacctggggctcggacccgacctcggccacggaagacagactcgacctcggcttcggaggagcttccacatcgcccaacctagggcgcagaccagccacgtcaacaggaggcgccatcatcaccctaccccgagctaactcgggccgcagggaacaagaccggcgtcccatctggcttgctccgccagataggcaatgatggcgccctgcatactctgtgacgacagcggctctcagcccccttacggaagcaagaggacgtcagcaagaactcaaccgctccgacagctgtccctccgccaggctccatcgctcctccgacggccacgacatcacaccagctgggtgccaaaatctctccggctgccacaatggcatgtacttagggcgctagctctcctccgctagacacgtagcactctgctataccccccgttgtacacctggatcctctccttacgcctataaaaggaaggaccagggccctcttagagagggttggccgcgcggggacgaggacgagatacgcgctcgcttgaagccgctcgctccctctcccacgtggacgcttgtaaccccctactgcaagcgcacccgacctgggcgcgggacgaacacgaaggccgcgggattcccacctctctcacgccggtctccggccgcctcgctctccccccttcgcgctcgccctcgcgctcgacccatctgggctggggcacgcggcgacattcactcgtcggctcagggaccccccggtctcggaacgccgatagttggcgcgctaggtaggggcctgctgcgtgttgacgaacagcttcccgtcaagttctagatgggcagtctccagcaacctctccaacccaggacggtgctccgtttcgggagtcttgagtttgtgtccctcgacggcagctacgacatgatactccttccaccgccgcgcgacaacgacaatggcggccgacaacccgcccgccggcggcggaatcgacgacgtcttccccgcatggtggaagaacaaccttcgagctcatcccatcctctcccccgtcgacggaggaggaggcggggcaaccaaggccaagcaggaggcagtgcctcgtcggctgtcgagcgagtcgacgaccccagcgccccaacggggggcgcactgggcgtcgacctcgcgtttgagacgaaggcgagcgccgtctccccgcgacacgccaatcccgagcaagcggacgacgccagcacgctcgcgaaaagcttgctggacgtcacccttgtacctgagacgatggcgcagtcagtccccgacgtgacctcatcgccgcccgtcgaccaaaaggtaccgatcgattctcatcccacgtcatttggattcagcctcaacccgtctagcgaccccgctttggcgggtgctctcgtagaggcgagtccaaaccctctggggttttgtatgcggtcaccttgggaccggctgacggacgtctcgacctacgggccctctgggtccgaggaagacgacgagcccagcatctgttgggatttctctggacttggcaaccccagtgccatgcgggacttcatgaccgcatgcgactactgcctttccgactgttccgacggtagccgtagcctcggcgacgaggactgcggcccaagtcgcgaatgcttccacgtcgatctagggggaccctctgaaggcaaccatctcggcatgccggaggacggtgatctccctaggccggtgcctcgcgtcgacatcgcacgggagctagctgtggtccccgttcaagcGGGGggccacgacccacagctcgagcaaatccgcggggtgcaggccaggctcgacgagggagcaggagcgcttgagccgatccaccgggacgtcgggcaggcatgggcgggccaacccccggccggagaaatacgtcatctaccctagggcttccagcaccgcgtcgccgacgacgtcaaggtcaggccaccacccgcatctagtagggtcggccagaacctggctgcagcagcgatgcttctccgtgcgatgccggagccatcaaccaccgaggggcggcgaatccagggggagctcaagaatctcctggaaggcaccgcggtccgacgggccgagagctctgcctcccgaaggcaggggtacccctcggaacctcatgccgcgacttcccgattcatgcgggaagcctcggtctacaccggacgcacgcgcaacacagcgcctgcggcccctggtcgcctcggcaacgagcaccatcaccgcgaccgtcgggcccacctcgatgagagggtgcgccgaggctaccaccccaggcgtgggggatgctacgacagcggagaggatcggagtccctcgcccgagccacccggtccgcaggccttcagccgagccatacgacgggcgccgttcccgacccggttccgacccccgactactatcacgaagtactcgggggagacaagaccggaactgtggctcgcggactaccgtctggcctgtcaactgggtggaacagacgatgacaacctcatcatccgcaacctccccctgttcctctccgacaccgctcgcgcctggttagagcacctgcctccggggcagatctccaattgggacgacctggtccaagctttcgccgggaatttccagggcacgtacgtgtgccccgggaattcctgggacctccgaagctgccgacagcagccgggagagtctctccgggactacatccggcgattctcgaagcagcgcaccgagctgcccaacatcaccgactcggatgtcatcgacgcgttcctcgccggcaccacctgccgcgatctagtgagcaagctgggtcgcaagacccccaccagggcgagcgagctgatggacattgccaccaagtttgcctccggccaggaggcggtcgaggctatctttcggaaggacaagcagccccagggccgcccttcggaagatgcccccgaggcgtcaactcagcgcggcgccaagaagaagggcaagaagaagtcgcaagcgaaacgcgacgccgccgacgcggaccttgtcgccgccgccgagtacaagaaccctcggaagccccccggaggtgccaacctcttcgacaagatgctcaaggagtcgtgcccctatcaccaggggcccgtcaagcacacccttgaggagtgcgtcatgcttcggcgccacttccacagggccgggccacccgcggagggtggcaaggcccgcgacgacgacaagaaggaagatcaccaggcaggagagttccccgaggtccacgactgcttcatgatctatggtgggcaagtggcgaacgcctcggctcggcaccgcaagcaagagcgccgggaggtctgttcggtgaaggtggcggcgctagtctacctagactggtctgacaagcccatcaccttcgaccaagccgaccaccccgaccatgtgccgagcccagggaaatacccgctcgtcgtcgaccccatcatcggcgacgtcaggctcaccaaggtcctcatggatggaggcagcagcctcaacatcatctacgccgagaccctcgggctcctgcgtgtcgatctgtcctccatccgggcaggcgctgcgcccttccatgggatcattcccgggaagcacgtccagcccctcggacagctcaaccttcccgtctgcttcggaacaccctccaacttccgaagggagactctgacgttcgaggtggtcgggttccgaggaacctaccacgcggtactggggaggccatgctacgcgaagttcatggtcgtccccaactacacttacctgaagctcaagatg is a genomic window of Zea mays cultivar B73 chromosome 5, Zm-B73-REFERENCE-NAM-5.0, whole genome shotgun sequence containing:
- the LOC100281139 gene encoding lactoylglutathione lyase, which produces MRTLLPVAAGRGTVACAATPVPRRSLLLSTAAAGAALQPEQVAGTRPLRLTRSVASAVAKPRTSADEAISWAKKDNRRLLHVVYRVGDLDKTIKFYTECLGMKLLRKRDIPEEKYSNAFLGYGPEESHFVVELTYNYGVDKYDIGEGFGHFGIAVEDVAKTVELIRAKAGKVIREAGPVKGGETVIAFVEDPDGYKFEIIERPGTPEPLCQVMLRVGDLDRAISFYEKACGMELLRKRDSPEYKYTVAMMGYGPEDKDAVLELTYNYGVTEYAKGNAYAQIAIGTDDVYRTAEAAKLSGGQVVREPGPLPGINTKITAILDPDGWKLVFVDNMDFAKELE